The following are encoded in a window of Fusarium falciforme chromosome 11, complete sequence genomic DNA:
- a CDS encoding Zn(2)-C6 fungal-type domain-containing protein: MMVLFYGKLWKWSCFSYIYTHIASQYSGVMRSLIAVASMELRAQQVLQAQDSDNSTKSLEAAHRLGAAAASHYSLALQDLSSLLNLICHSEGRDDDINALFTMWFLILRYEAYDSESTGASLVHLEGIRSFLKPYLDGDEYLDGKRLPSLSQTMLLYTLYLDADSATGNVHGGQLCMDFSSREASDYISHERLFLSGRSILPKIWGDDYPVTEILDDLENYRPLRLYHLCQGAKLELLRLARSAAGPDNVSLQRLWRHIQSFGDEFTDILLLARQVTSSGGKRLMWTVYSAFLDFHALQVLYSCLHVDQESQSRMDSSLSQILRIASKALREDSRQTYRLMWSLSVALCKTQGHPDHMWLSAQLAKARVLLPNFGVPGLILGQCDGLQSGHVQ; this comes from the exons GAAAACTCTGGAAATGGAGCTGCTTCTCGTACATCTACACCCACATTGCGAGCCAATATTCCGGTGTGATGAGAAGTCTGATTGCCGTCGCAAGCATGGAGTTGCGAGCTCAACAAGTGCTTCAGGCTCAAGACAGCGATAATTCGACCAAATCACTCGAAGCAGCTCATCGCCTTGGGGCCGCAGCCGCATCGCACTACAGTCTAGCTCTACAGGACTTGTCATCTCTGCTTAATCTTATTTGCCATTCTGAGGGTCGAGACGACGATATAAACGCGTTGTTTACAATGTGGTTTCTCATTTTACGGTACGAGGCCTACGACTCGGAGAGTACTGGGGCATCTTTGGTTCATTTGGAGGGTATCCGGTCATTCCTGAAGCCGTATCTGGATGGCGACGAATATTTGGATGGGAAAAGACTGCCGTCCCTTTCACAAACAATGCTACTATACACACT ATACTTGGATGCAGATTCCGCTACGGGGAATGTACATGGCGGCCAGCTCTGCATGGACTTTTCATCCCGAGAAGCCTCAGACTACATCTCCCACGAGCGCTTGTTCCTGAGCGGACGATCCATCCTACCCAAAATATGGGGAGACGACTACCCGGTTACCGAAATCCTCGATGATTTGGAAAACTACCGGCCACTGCGTCTGTATCACCTGTGTCAGGGTGCGAAGCTGGAGCTCCTGAGACTGGCAAGATCAGCAGCAGGTCCCGATAATGTCAGTCTGCAGAGACTCTGGCGCCATATCCAGAGCTTTGGTGAT GAATTCACTGATATCTTGCTCTTGGCCAGGCAAGTCACCAGCTCTGGTGGCAAACGACTCATGTGGACAGTCTACTcagccttcttggacttTCACGCTCTACAAGTCCTCTACTCCTGCCTACACGTAGATCAAGAATCCCAATCACGAATGGACTCATCACTCTCCCAAATTCTGAGAATCGCATCCAAGGCCCTTAGAGAGGACTCAAGACAGACATACCGCTTGATGTGGTCGTTGTCGGTGGCTCTCTGCAAGACTCAAGGGCACCCTGATCATATGTGGCTATCAGCTCAACTCGCAAAAGCACGGGTGTTGTTGCCAAACTTTGGCGTTCCTGGGTTGATACTTGGACAGTGTGATGGGCTTCAGAGTGGCCATGTACAATGA